From the Lolium rigidum isolate FL_2022 chromosome 2, APGP_CSIRO_Lrig_0.1, whole genome shotgun sequence genome, one window contains:
- the LOC124689713 gene encoding putative FBD-associated F-box protein At5g56700 has protein sequence MDAAGAAGGEPFVNYAAEILVILNSLGLEGPSAQDRIDLIVPDLISLLPPPFVPATDDDGSSDSDDDHFSLTSSESDGSGGAAGAGWPAAQDDGQDHIGRLADDLLSNIVSRLPTNEAARTMVLSTRWRFVWAATPLLVDDAHLRAANESHEMSAFRAVRAVSRCVAAHPGPLRAVRITHLSFHQQEYALQRLVAALAAKNVQDLILFNRPSSLDMPLPDDILSCAYLTRLYIGIWRWPFLDTTAHPPAFPNLQELGLFHTIIEDKGVDALLAQCPKLKIFSFVMACNCPSRLRVKSRSLRVVMEWKCSFDEVIIDDAPCLERLLLESSGDRRPIKIVHAPRLEILGFLDLQLHTLEIGGIAIRAGMNVRACAMLPSVKILAVKVRFWDDMEAKMLTTLLRCFPQLETLHIMCIPSRSPDTVDDMDFWKSLASCDCLDSHLKTFVIHGVQGRKHEARFTAHIFKNGKVLKSYGIVYSHSDYVAEDGSDGSSSSDDVVDDGSDGSNGSSSSDDVIVEEGPTSGSVGEGNAPSGGSSGSDDAEVERRPMSGTVGEGNAPSGGSSGKYVFAHPAFPCWSFQNAINLLVEDPFYVLGPVMARINIVGGETTH, from the exons ATGGATGCCGCCGGCGCCGCTGGTGGAGAACCATTTGTAAACTACGCCGCCGAAATCTTGGTGATTTTGAACTCTCTAGGATTGGAGGGTCCGTCAGCGCAGGACCGCATCGATCTCATCGTCCCCGATCTCATCTCCCTCCTCCCCCCGCCCTTCGTCCCCGCGACAGATGACgacggctcctccgactccgacgACGACCACTTTTCCCTCACGTCCTCCGAAtccgacggcagcggcggcgccgccggtgcCGGCTGGCCCGCGGCGCAGGATGACGGCCAGGACCACATCGGCCGCCTCGCGGACGACCTGCTCTCCAACATCGTCTCCCGCCTCCCCACCAATGAAGCCGCGCGCACCATGGTCCTGTCGACGCGCTGGCGCTTCGTGTGGGCGGCGACCCCGCTCCTCGTCGACGACGCTCACCTCAGGGCCGCCAACGAGTCCCACGAGATGTCCGCCTTCCGCGCCGTGCGCGCCGTCTCGCGCTGCGTGGCCGCTCATCCGGGGCCCCTCCGCGCCGTGCGCATCACCCACCTCTCCTTCCACCAGCAGGAGTACGCGCTCCAGCGCCTGGTCGCTGCCCTCGCCGCCAAGAACGTGCAGGACCTCATCCTCTTCAACCGCCCCTCGTCGCTCGACATGCCGCTCCCCGACGACATCCTCAGCTGTGCCTACCTCACCCGCCTCTACATCGGCATATGGCGCTGGCCCTTCCTGGACACTACCGCCCACCCGCCTGCCTTCCCCAACCTCCAGGAGCTTGGCCTTTTCCACACCATCATCGAGGACAAGGGAGTCGATGCCTTGCTGGCGCAATGCCCCAAGCTGAAGATTTTCTCCTTTGTCATGGCGTGCAACTGCCCTTCACGCCTCCGCGTCAAGTCCCGCAGCCTCCGTGTTGTGATGGAATGGAAATGCAGCTTCGATGAAGTCATCATCGATGATGCCCCCTGCCTGGAGCGCCTGCTCTTGGAAAGCTCTGGCGACCGGAGGCCCATCAAGATTGTACATGCGCCTAGGCTGGAGATACTCGGGTTCTTGGACCTCCAGCTCCACACGCTCGAGATTGGCGGCATTGCCATCAGG GCTGGGATGAATGTGAGAGCTTGTGCCATGCTGCCAAGTGTGAAGATACTTGCTGTCAAGGTACGGTTTTGGGATGACATGGAGGCCAAGATGCTGACCACTCTGCTCAGATGTTTTCCTCAACTCGAGACGCTTCATATCATG TGCATTCCATCTAGGTCACCTGATACTGTGGATGATATGGATTTCTGGAAGTCCCTGGCCTCCTGCGATTGCCTTGACTCTCATCTGAAGACGTTCGTCATCCACGGAGTTCAGGGCCGGAAACATGAGGCGCGGTTCACCGCTCACATTTTTAAGAATGGTAAGGTGCTCAAGTCCTATGGCATTGTATATAGTCACAGTGATTATGTGGCAGAGGATGGATCAGATGGAAGCAGTTCAAGTGATGATGTGGTAGATGATGGATCAGATGGGAGCA ATGGAAGCAGTTCCAGTGATGATGTgatagtggaggaaggcccaacgTCAGGTTCTGTGGGTGAGGGCAATGCGCCATCAGGTGGAAGCAGTGGCAGTGATGATGCGGAAGTGGAAAGACGACCAATGTCAGGCACCGTTGGCGAGGGCAATGCGCCATCAGGTGGAAGCAGTGGCAAGTATGTTTTTGCTCACCCCGCCTTCCCTTGCTGGAGCTTTCAGAACGCCATTAACTTGTTAGTGGAGGATCCCTTCTATGTGCTGGGGCCTGTCATGGCCCGGATTAATATTGTTGGGGGCGAGACGACACACTAG